In a genomic window of Micromonospora cremea:
- the msrA gene encoding peptide-methionine (S)-S-oxide reductase MsrA — protein sequence MFLRQSKAELPTPDQALPGRPIAMPVADRHEVLGTPLKGPFPEGLQVAVFGMGCFWGAERLFWTLPGVFTTSAGYAGGITKNPTYEETCSGRTGHAEVVQVVYDPSKIAYEDLLKVFWENHDPTQGMRQGNDVGTQYRSAIYTTTDEQRAIAESSRDAFQPIVTRAGKGEITTEIAPLGSYYFAEDYHQQYLAPTKNPNGYCNHGPNGLSCPVGVARTAG from the coding sequence GTGTTCCTTCGCCAGTCCAAGGCTGAGCTGCCCACCCCCGACCAGGCCCTACCGGGCCGCCCGATCGCCATGCCGGTCGCCGACCGGCACGAGGTGCTCGGGACCCCGCTCAAGGGGCCGTTCCCGGAGGGCCTCCAGGTCGCCGTCTTCGGCATGGGCTGTTTCTGGGGCGCCGAGCGGCTGTTCTGGACGCTGCCCGGGGTGTTCACCACCTCCGCCGGCTACGCGGGTGGCATCACCAAGAACCCGACGTACGAGGAGACGTGCTCCGGCCGGACCGGGCACGCCGAGGTCGTCCAGGTGGTCTACGACCCGAGCAAGATCGCTTATGAGGACCTGCTGAAGGTCTTCTGGGAGAACCACGACCCGACCCAGGGCATGCGCCAGGGCAACGACGTGGGCACCCAGTACCGGTCGGCGATCTACACGACCACCGACGAGCAGCGGGCCATCGCGGAGTCGTCCCGGGACGCGTTCCAGCCCATCGTGACGCGGGCCGGCAAGGGCGAGATCACCACGGAGATCGCCCCGCTCGGCAGCTACTACTTCGCTGAGGACTACCACCAGCAGTACCTGGCGCCGACGAAGAACCCGAACGGGTACTGCAACCACGGCCCGAAC
- a CDS encoding HIT family protein, with product MSGCVFCGIVAAEVPAFRVADEPDGVAFLDTRPVFQGHVLVVPRVHLVTLAELPADLLPGYFALVQRLAVAVETGLGAGGTFVAMNNKVSQSVPHLHTHVVPRTKKDGLRGFFWPRTRYPSDQDARDVAARVADALPPPPGPAA from the coding sequence ATGAGCGGGTGCGTCTTCTGCGGGATCGTGGCCGCCGAGGTGCCGGCGTTCCGGGTGGCCGACGAGCCGGACGGCGTGGCGTTCCTGGACACCCGCCCGGTCTTCCAGGGGCACGTGCTGGTGGTCCCCCGGGTCCACCTGGTGACCCTGGCCGAGCTGCCGGCCGACCTGCTGCCGGGCTACTTCGCGCTGGTCCAGCGGCTGGCGGTGGCGGTGGAAACCGGCCTGGGCGCCGGTGGGACGTTCGTGGCGATGAACAACAAGGTGTCCCAATCGGTGCCGCACCTGCACACCCACGTGGTGCCCCGGACGAAGAAGGACGGGCTGCGCGGGTTCTTCTGGCCGCGCACCCGCTACCCGAGCGATCAAGACGCCCGCGACGTCGCCGCCCGGGTGGCCGACGCGCTGCCACCCCCGCCCGGGCCGGCGGCCTGA
- a CDS encoding cystathionine gamma-synthase, with protein MNHGFETLAIHAGQDPEARTGAVIPPIYQTSTYAQDAVGAPRLGYEYSRSGNPTRDALQECLAALEGGPVGLAFASGLAAEDTLLRAVCQPGDHVVIPDDAYGGTYRLFARVAQRWGLEFTPAKVSDAAAVRAAVQPGRTKVVWVETPTNPLLGIADIAALAGVAHDAGALLVVDNTFASPYLQQPIAHGADVVVHSTTKYIGGHSDVVGGALVVADAALGEELRYHQNAMGAINGPFDAWLTLRGIKTLGVRMDRHCDNAERLAGYLDGHAKVAQVIYPGLASHPGHEVAAKQMRRFGGMISFRAAGGEDHAVEICNRAKLFVLAESLGGVESLIEHPGRMTHASAAGSPLEVPGDLVRLSVGIETVDDLLADLEQALG; from the coding sequence ATGAACCACGGCTTCGAGACGCTCGCCATTCACGCCGGTCAGGACCCTGAGGCCCGCACCGGCGCGGTGATTCCACCGATCTACCAGACCAGCACGTACGCGCAGGACGCGGTCGGCGCGCCCCGGCTCGGCTACGAGTACAGCCGCTCCGGCAACCCGACCCGCGACGCGCTCCAGGAGTGCCTGGCCGCGCTCGAGGGCGGGCCCGTGGGGCTCGCCTTCGCCAGCGGCCTGGCCGCCGAGGACACCCTGCTGCGGGCCGTCTGCCAGCCGGGCGACCACGTGGTCATCCCGGACGACGCGTACGGCGGCACGTACCGGCTCTTCGCCCGGGTCGCCCAGCGGTGGGGCCTGGAGTTCACCCCGGCCAAGGTGTCCGACGCGGCCGCGGTCCGGGCCGCCGTGCAGCCGGGCCGCACGAAGGTCGTCTGGGTGGAGACGCCGACCAACCCGCTGCTCGGCATCGCCGACATCGCCGCCCTAGCCGGCGTTGCGCACGACGCGGGCGCGCTGCTGGTGGTCGACAACACCTTCGCCTCGCCGTACCTGCAACAGCCAATCGCGCACGGCGCGGACGTGGTGGTGCACTCCACCACCAAGTACATCGGTGGGCACTCCGATGTGGTGGGTGGCGCGCTCGTCGTCGCCGACGCCGCGCTCGGCGAGGAGCTGCGCTACCACCAGAACGCGATGGGCGCGATCAACGGGCCGTTCGACGCCTGGCTCACCCTGCGCGGCATCAAGACCCTCGGGGTACGGATGGACCGGCACTGCGACAACGCCGAGCGGCTCGCCGGATACCTCGACGGGCACGCCAAGGTGGCCCAGGTGATCTACCCCGGGCTGGCCTCGCATCCCGGTCACGAGGTGGCCGCCAAGCAGATGCGCCGATTCGGCGGCATGATCTCCTTCCGTGCGGCCGGCGGCGAGGACCACGCCGTGGAGATCTGCAACCGGGCCAAGCTCTTCGTGCTCGCCGAGTCGCTGGGCGGGGTCGAATCCCTGATCGAGCACCCGGGCCGGATGACACACGCAAGTGCTGCCGGCTCGCCGCTTGAAGTTCCCGGCGATCTCGTGCGACTGTCTGTCGGCATCGAGACGGTCGACGACCTGCTCGCCGATCTGGAGCAGGCATTGGGCTGA
- a CDS encoding amidase — MAVQDIMATWVGATAKQIARGVRRGDVSATQVVADHLEYIARADGELAAFRAVRGGEAITEAEKVDEQEDLANLPLAGVPVAVKENTPVAGLPTWNGSAAVRTEVAEADHEVVRRLRGAGAVILGVTRMPELGLWALTDDNSAVTRNPWDSGRTPGGSSGGAAAAVAAGLVPIAHGNDGLGSIRIPAACCGLVGLKPGRGVVPCQLGAEDWFGLTEHGMLTSTVADAAVGFSVLAGRRPEKLVPPQRLRVGVSLRSPVRGVSPDAPNRDAVAAAGRLLAAAGHDTVPADPVYPTALGLQGIATWFAAAAADVRAGGLDRRDLQRRTRRHVALGEWAQRRGYVREADRAAWRQRSIDFFTDHSVDLLLTPALASAPPEAARWSDRSWRANMTANIRYAPFAAPWNIAGLPAIVVPVGRRPDGLPVAVQLVGPPGSELLLLGVAGQFEMAAPWSRHAPGYPRVGTGSPAAA, encoded by the coding sequence ATGGCCGTGCAGGACATCATGGCGACCTGGGTCGGAGCGACCGCCAAGCAGATCGCCCGGGGCGTACGCAGGGGAGACGTCTCGGCCACCCAGGTCGTCGCCGACCACCTCGAGTACATCGCGCGGGCCGACGGCGAGCTGGCCGCGTTCCGCGCCGTGCGCGGCGGCGAGGCGATCACCGAGGCGGAGAAGGTCGACGAGCAGGAGGACCTGGCCAACCTGCCGCTGGCCGGGGTGCCGGTGGCGGTCAAGGAGAACACTCCGGTCGCCGGCCTGCCCACCTGGAACGGCTCCGCCGCGGTGCGTACCGAGGTGGCCGAGGCCGACCACGAGGTGGTGCGCCGCCTGCGTGGCGCCGGCGCGGTGATCCTCGGCGTGACCCGGATGCCCGAGCTGGGGCTGTGGGCACTCACCGACGACAACAGTGCGGTGACCCGCAATCCGTGGGACAGCGGGCGTACCCCCGGCGGCTCCTCCGGCGGCGCCGCCGCCGCGGTGGCCGCCGGGCTGGTGCCGATCGCGCACGGCAACGACGGCCTCGGTTCGATCCGGATCCCGGCGGCGTGCTGTGGCCTGGTCGGGCTCAAGCCCGGCCGGGGCGTGGTCCCCTGTCAGCTCGGCGCGGAAGACTGGTTCGGCCTCACCGAGCACGGCATGTTGACGAGCACGGTGGCGGACGCGGCGGTCGGATTCTCGGTGCTCGCCGGTCGGCGACCGGAGAAGCTGGTCCCGCCGCAGCGGCTGCGGGTGGGCGTCTCGCTGCGCTCCCCGGTGCGCGGTGTCTCGCCGGACGCGCCCAACCGCGACGCGGTCGCCGCCGCCGGCCGGCTGCTCGCCGCAGCCGGGCACGACACCGTGCCGGCCGATCCGGTCTATCCCACCGCGCTGGGCCTGCAGGGCATCGCCACCTGGTTCGCCGCCGCTGCCGCCGACGTCCGGGCCGGCGGGCTGGACCGGCGCGACCTGCAGCGGCGCACCCGGCGACACGTCGCGCTGGGCGAGTGGGCGCAGCGCCGCGGCTACGTCCGGGAGGCCGACCGGGCCGCCTGGCGGCAACGGTCGATCGACTTCTTCACCGACCACTCCGTCGACCTGCTGCTCACCCCGGCGCTGGCCAGCGCGCCGCCGGAGGCCGCACGCTGGTCCGACCGGTCCTGGCGGGCGAACATGACGGCCAACATCCGGTACGCCCCGTTCGCGGCGCCGTGGAACATCGCCGGTCTGCCGGCGATCGTGGTGCCGGTGGGTCGCCGCCCGGACGGGCTGCCCGTCGCGGTGCAGCTGGTCGGTCCGCCCGGCTCGGAGCTGCTGTTGCTCGGCGTGGCCGGTCAGTTCGAGATGGCCGCCCCCTGGTCCCGGCACGCCCCCGGCTATCCCCGGGTCGGAACGGGGTCGCCGGCCGCCGCATGA
- a CDS encoding DUF4328 domain-containing protein, with protein MGCQTCGDAASPEHHECQRCYTPLGQPAVTPGLPTYSVRGIGLAARIAVGATAVLYLVAALAPQLAGLVLARQARDDGDTDLLVGAAVVEALLALPMLAAYLTAAVLVIIWTWRARKNIEAFPGALPSLAAGWAIAGWLVPFANFVMPARVMANVARASLWRRFTPDLVYVWWAAWLVFIVGERLVSRLGGQAYDKLPEIPFTDAGYQAYIDYYRDSLLRNAVPAVACVVAAVALIVLVRRISTMQEARIARAMPAWPVAAPGWPAPPVLGAPVPGEPAPTALPPTTTVSPQGAPAAGGTIGA; from the coding sequence ATGGGCTGCCAGACCTGTGGGGACGCCGCGTCCCCCGAGCACCACGAATGCCAGCGTTGCTACACGCCCCTCGGTCAGCCCGCAGTCACTCCGGGGCTGCCGACCTACTCCGTACGCGGCATCGGCCTGGCTGCCCGCATCGCGGTTGGCGCGACCGCTGTTCTGTACCTCGTAGCGGCACTCGCTCCGCAGCTCGCGGGGTTGGTGCTGGCCCGGCAGGCCCGGGACGACGGCGACACGGATCTGCTGGTCGGCGCGGCGGTCGTCGAGGCGCTGTTGGCGTTGCCCATGCTCGCCGCGTACCTCACCGCCGCCGTGCTGGTGATCATCTGGACGTGGCGGGCGCGGAAGAACATCGAGGCGTTCCCCGGTGCGCTGCCGTCGCTCGCGGCCGGCTGGGCGATCGCCGGTTGGCTGGTGCCGTTCGCGAACTTCGTGATGCCGGCCCGGGTGATGGCCAACGTGGCCCGGGCGAGCCTCTGGCGACGATTCACGCCGGACCTGGTGTACGTCTGGTGGGCCGCCTGGTTGGTGTTCATCGTCGGCGAGCGGCTGGTCAGCCGCCTCGGCGGCCAGGCGTACGACAAGCTGCCGGAGATCCCCTTCACCGACGCCGGCTACCAGGCGTACATCGACTACTACCGGGACTCCCTGCTCCGCAACGCCGTGCCCGCGGTGGCCTGCGTGGTCGCCGCCGTGGCGCTGATCGTGCTGGTCCGGCGGATCTCCACCATGCAGGAGGCGCGCATCGCCCGGGCCATGCCGGCCTGGCCGGTCGCCGCGCCGGGCTGGCCGGCGCCCCCGGTCCTCGGCGCGCCGGTCCCGGGTGAACCCGCGCCGACCGCGTTGCCTCCGACGACCACGGTGTCGCCGCAAGGGGCGCCGGCGGCGGGTGGCACGATCGGTGCATGA
- the ilvA gene encoding threonine ammonia-lyase → MTELVGLDDVRAARELLAGVTRTTPLEPFRPLSAALGGPTWLKCENVQRAGSYKVRGAYVRISRLSAAERERGVVAASAGNHAQGVALAAGLVGTHATVFMPVNAPLPKVAATKGYGAQVELAGNTVDEALVAAHTYAERTGAVLIHPFDHPDVIAGQGTVALEILEQCPDVRTIITGVGGGGLISGMAVAAKALRPDVRIIGVQAAGAAAFPPSLVAGEPVRLPAFSTIADGIAVGRPGEITFSHVRKLVDEIVTVSEEDISRALLMLLERGKQVVEPAGAVGVAALLAGVVEVEAPVVAVLSGGNIDPLLMLRVIEHGLAAAGRYLRVTVRCSDRPGQLASLLTQIAEHRANVVDVGHQRANPHLSLGEVEVALSVETRGVEHSDTLISALRASGYQVVFAGEA, encoded by the coding sequence ATGACGGAACTGGTCGGTCTCGACGACGTGCGGGCCGCGCGGGAACTGCTCGCCGGCGTCACCCGGACCACCCCGCTGGAGCCCTTCCGGCCGCTGAGCGCGGCGCTGGGTGGGCCGACGTGGCTGAAGTGCGAGAACGTGCAGCGGGCCGGCTCGTACAAGGTGCGCGGCGCGTACGTGCGGATCTCCCGGTTGTCGGCGGCGGAGCGGGAACGCGGCGTGGTCGCGGCGAGCGCGGGCAACCATGCGCAGGGCGTGGCGCTGGCCGCCGGCCTGGTCGGCACGCACGCCACGGTCTTCATGCCGGTGAACGCGCCGTTGCCGAAGGTGGCCGCCACCAAGGGATACGGCGCACAGGTCGAGTTGGCCGGCAACACGGTCGACGAGGCGCTGGTCGCCGCGCACACGTACGCCGAGCGCACCGGCGCGGTGCTGATCCACCCGTTCGACCACCCCGATGTGATCGCCGGCCAGGGCACGGTGGCGCTGGAGATCCTCGAACAGTGCCCGGACGTGCGGACCATCATCACCGGGGTGGGTGGCGGCGGTCTGATCTCCGGCATGGCGGTGGCCGCGAAGGCGCTGCGACCCGACGTCCGCATCATCGGAGTGCAGGCGGCCGGCGCGGCGGCCTTCCCGCCCTCACTGGTGGCCGGGGAACCGGTCCGGTTGCCCGCCTTCTCGACCATCGCGGACGGCATCGCGGTCGGCCGGCCGGGGGAGATCACCTTCAGCCACGTCCGCAAGCTGGTCGACGAGATCGTCACGGTCTCCGAGGAGGACATCTCCCGGGCGCTGCTGATGCTGCTGGAGCGAGGCAAGCAGGTGGTCGAGCCGGCCGGCGCGGTCGGCGTGGCCGCGTTGCTGGCCGGTGTGGTGGAGGTGGAGGCCCCAGTGGTCGCGGTGCTCTCCGGCGGCAACATCGACCCGCTGCTGATGCTGCGGGTGATCGAGCACGGTCTGGCCGCCGCGGGTCGCTACCTGAGGGTGACGGTGCGCTGCTCGGACCGGCCCGGGCAGCTGGCCTCGCTGCTCACCCAGATCGCCGAGCACCGGGCCAACGTGGTGGACGTGGGGCACCAGCGGGCCAACCCGCACCTCAGCCTCGGCGAGGTGGAGGTGGCGCTGTCCGTGGAGACGCGGGGCGTGGAGCACTCGGACACGCTGATCAGCGCACTGCGGGCCAGCGGTTACCAGGTGGTCTTCGCCGGCGAGGCGTGA
- the greA gene encoding transcription elongation factor GreA, producing MSTGNEAPATWLSQDAYDRLQAELDEHIANRPAIAAEINARREEGDLRENGGYHAAREEQGKAEGRIRYLQELLRTAKVGEAPTADAVSPGMVVTIYFDDDTEDTETFLLGSREIAATTDLTVYSPESALGKAILGGRSGQTCTYTAPSGADIKVTVVSFEPFSG from the coding sequence GTGTCCACTGGCAACGAGGCGCCCGCCACCTGGCTGTCCCAGGACGCGTACGACCGCCTCCAGGCCGAGCTCGACGAGCACATCGCCAACCGCCCGGCGATCGCCGCGGAGATCAACGCCCGGCGCGAGGAGGGCGACCTGCGGGAGAACGGCGGCTACCACGCCGCCCGCGAGGAGCAGGGCAAGGCCGAGGGCCGGATCCGCTACCTGCAGGAGCTGCTGCGCACCGCCAAGGTCGGCGAGGCGCCGACCGCGGACGCGGTGTCGCCCGGCATGGTGGTGACGATCTACTTCGACGACGACACCGAGGACACCGAGACCTTCCTGCTCGGCTCCCGGGAGATCGCGGCCACCACCGACCTGACCGTCTACAGCCCCGAGTCGGCGCTCGGCAAGGCGATCCTGGGCGGTCGGTCGGGGCAGACCTGCACCTACACGGCACCGAGCGGCGCCGACATCAAGGTGACGGTGGTCAGCTTCGAGCCGTTCTCCGGCTGA
- a CDS encoding DUF4307 domain-containing protein, whose translation MTETHATISTGEPIFPAGRYGRRRATGGGRRRTLLAALALLVLVGALSLISVRLYRQYGDPVYDAQVITYTDITDNQVLVDFRVTVPPGGSAVCVLRARDRAGSEVAREEVTVNAGPGNRHVTTRHRLATTARPFIGEVLRCRAPA comes from the coding sequence GTGACCGAGACGCACGCCACAATTTCGACGGGCGAGCCGATTTTCCCGGCCGGCCGCTACGGCCGCCGTCGGGCGACCGGCGGCGGGCGCCGCCGCACGCTGCTGGCCGCGCTGGCGCTGCTGGTGCTGGTGGGAGCGCTGAGCCTGATCTCGGTCCGGCTCTACCGGCAGTACGGCGACCCGGTCTACGACGCCCAAGTGATCACCTATACAGACATCACGGACAACCAGGTGCTGGTCGACTTCCGGGTGACCGTGCCACCGGGCGGATCGGCGGTCTGCGTGCTGCGCGCCCGGGACCGCGCCGGCTCCGAGGTGGCCCGCGAGGAGGTCACGGTGAACGCCGGGCCGGGCAACCGGCACGTGACCACCCGGCACCGCCTGGCCACCACCGCGCGGCCGTTCATCGGCGAGGTGCTGCGCTGCCGAGCCCCGGCCTGA
- the mca gene encoding mycothiol conjugate amidase Mca produces the protein MAEQLRLMAVHAHPDDESSKGAATMAKYVAEGVDVLVVTCTGGERGSVLNPKLDRPDVWANIGEIRRAEMDAARAILGIEQAWLGFVDSGLPEGDPLPPLPEGSFALQDVEVAAGPLVRLMREFRPHVVTTYDEEGGYPHPDHIMCHKVSVAAFEAAGDPERYPELGAPWQPLKLYYDIGFSKAKIMALHEGMLAAGQESPYEEWLKRWEDRPDKGPRITTRVECAEYFPVRDDALRAHATQVDPDGFWFHVPMELQQRAWPTEDYELARSVVDSPMPESDLFAGVRETAHAR, from the coding sequence TTGGCAGAACAGCTGCGTCTCATGGCCGTGCACGCGCACCCCGACGACGAGTCGAGCAAGGGTGCGGCGACCATGGCCAAGTACGTCGCCGAGGGCGTGGATGTCCTGGTCGTGACGTGCACCGGCGGGGAGCGCGGCAGCGTGCTCAACCCCAAGCTCGACCGCCCCGACGTCTGGGCCAACATCGGTGAGATCCGCCGCGCCGAGATGGACGCCGCCCGGGCGATCCTCGGCATCGAGCAGGCCTGGCTCGGCTTCGTCGACTCCGGGCTGCCCGAGGGCGACCCGCTGCCGCCGCTGCCCGAGGGCAGCTTCGCCCTCCAGGACGTCGAGGTGGCCGCCGGCCCACTGGTGCGGCTGATGCGCGAGTTCCGTCCGCACGTGGTCACCACGTACGACGAAGAGGGCGGCTACCCGCACCCCGACCACATCATGTGCCACAAGGTGAGCGTGGCGGCCTTCGAGGCGGCCGGCGACCCGGAGCGCTACCCGGAGTTGGGCGCCCCGTGGCAGCCGCTGAAGCTCTACTACGACATCGGCTTCTCCAAGGCCAAGATCATGGCTTTGCACGAGGGCATGCTCGCCGCCGGCCAGGAGTCGCCCTACGAGGAGTGGCTCAAGCGTTGGGAGGATCGGCCGGACAAGGGCCCCCGGATCACGACCCGGGTGGAATGTGCCGAATACTTCCCGGTCCGCGACGACGCGCTACGCGCCCACGCCACCCAGGTCGACCCGGACGGCTTCTGGTTCCACGTGCCGATGGAGCTCCAGCAGCGCGCCTGGCCGACGGAGGACTACGAGCTCGCCCGTTCGGTGGTGGACAGCCCGATGCCCGAGTCCGATCTCTTCGCGGGAGTGCGGGAGACGGCGCACGCGCGCTGA
- a CDS encoding putative bifunctional diguanylate cyclase/phosphodiesterase, producing MPARLLVLTAAVTLTALVAAAVGLTLPYRLPADDPLGGPARFGIAVAVFAIAQFARLRFRSAAGMVSITWGEAALIVCLYLAPAGWLPSATLLGAGLAWTVHSLHNDRRPVLEIVRIAASLAAASALAVSVATALGHPLLAAPTPMLALAVIAGSVTYLLVTAWLSGVTLGLRHGLPIGPPLLAALRGKLLMFVGNVAVGLVVVALLELDPRWLLLLPPLLWLLQQTYRYRLRADQERRTWRAFAEATAALNQLDERGVASAAVSGALALFNAELVDVDVARADGRWRRYRGDAGGQLVDREVGPPDRSEPDEDELIRPLSVGAAPVGRLRVRFPRSAPPAARERDAVAAFGDALAAALHDAATHRELRLVTARSSYEAVHDPLTGLANRAAMLGKGDQALRQLAHDHPVALLLLDINQFKEVNDTLGHAAGDQLLRLTANRLGALARPGDLLGRLGGDEFALLLTSVPVVGDRAAPMAHALRQAREIAERLAAPTEVAGVRMSIEVSVGVVVADAGAADLTELLRRADIAMYQAKEGGGSVAAYDSARDAASTDQLALLAELREALKVDDQLVLALQPAVDLATGAPTGVEALIRWRHPRRGWLGPADFIRPVENSEQLGTFTRYVLDKALGVAAGWAQEGLDVPISVNLSARSLLDPRLPTEIADALRRHQVPARRLVLEITETVVMSELEVIDEVLATLRSMGVQLAVDDFGTGFSSLTFLTRIAVDELKVDRSFVIRMADSPEAAAIVRTTVGLAHELGLRVVAEGVETAEQRMALAELGCTSAQGYHFFKPMPADKISAVLGSMRDSAESNVFRLRADGAS from the coding sequence ATGCCTGCCCGGCTGCTCGTGCTCACCGCCGCCGTGACGCTGACCGCCCTGGTCGCCGCCGCGGTCGGGTTGACCCTCCCGTACCGGCTGCCGGCCGACGATCCGCTCGGCGGTCCGGCCCGCTTCGGCATCGCCGTCGCCGTCTTCGCCATCGCCCAGTTCGCACGGCTGCGGTTCCGCTCGGCCGCCGGCATGGTCAGCATCACCTGGGGCGAGGCGGCGCTGATCGTCTGCCTCTACCTGGCCCCGGCCGGCTGGCTGCCGTCGGCCACGCTGCTCGGCGCCGGGCTGGCCTGGACGGTGCACTCGCTGCACAACGACCGCCGACCGGTGCTGGAGATCGTCCGGATCGCCGCGTCGCTGGCCGCAGCGTCGGCCCTGGCCGTGTCCGTGGCCACCGCGCTGGGCCATCCGCTGCTCGCCGCGCCCACCCCGATGCTGGCGCTGGCCGTGATCGCGGGCTCCGTGACGTACCTCCTGGTGACCGCCTGGCTCAGTGGGGTGACGCTGGGCCTGCGGCACGGGCTGCCGATCGGGCCGCCGCTGCTCGCCGCGCTGCGCGGCAAGCTGCTGATGTTCGTCGGCAACGTGGCGGTCGGCCTGGTGGTGGTCGCGCTGCTGGAGCTCGACCCACGCTGGTTGTTGCTGCTTCCGCCGCTGCTCTGGCTGCTTCAGCAGACCTACCGCTACCGGCTGCGCGCCGATCAGGAACGCCGGACGTGGCGGGCCTTCGCCGAAGCCACCGCGGCCCTCAACCAGCTCGACGAGCGGGGCGTGGCCAGCGCGGCGGTGAGCGGCGCGCTGGCGCTGTTCAACGCCGAGCTGGTCGATGTGGACGTGGCCCGGGCCGACGGCCGGTGGCGCCGCTACCGGGGTGACGCCGGCGGCCAGTTGGTCGACCGGGAGGTGGGCCCGCCGGACCGGTCGGAGCCCGACGAGGACGAGCTGATCCGTCCGCTGTCGGTGGGTGCCGCGCCGGTCGGCCGGCTGCGGGTCCGGTTCCCCCGGTCCGCTCCGCCCGCCGCCCGGGAACGCGACGCGGTGGCCGCGTTCGGCGACGCGCTCGCCGCCGCGCTGCACGACGCCGCGACCCACCGCGAGCTGCGGCTGGTCACCGCCCGATCGTCGTACGAGGCGGTGCACGACCCGCTCACCGGGCTGGCCAACCGGGCCGCCATGCTCGGCAAGGGCGATCAGGCGCTGCGGCAGCTCGCGCACGACCACCCGGTGGCGCTGCTGCTGCTGGACATCAACCAGTTCAAGGAAGTCAACGACACACTGGGGCACGCCGCAGGTGACCAGCTGCTGCGGCTGACCGCGAACCGGCTCGGCGCGCTGGCGCGCCCCGGTGACCTGCTCGGCCGGCTCGGTGGCGACGAGTTCGCCCTGCTGCTCACCTCGGTACCGGTGGTCGGCGACCGGGCCGCCCCGATGGCGCACGCGCTACGCCAGGCCCGGGAGATCGCCGAACGGCTGGCCGCGCCGACCGAGGTCGCCGGTGTGCGGATGTCGATCGAGGTCTCCGTCGGGGTGGTCGTGGCGGACGCTGGCGCCGCCGACCTGACGGAGCTGCTGCGGCGGGCCGACATCGCGATGTACCAGGCCAAGGAGGGCGGCGGCAGTGTCGCCGCGTACGACAGCGCCCGGGACGCGGCCAGCACCGATCAACTGGCCCTGTTGGCCGAGTTGCGCGAGGCGCTGAAGGTCGACGACCAGCTGGTGCTGGCGTTGCAGCCGGCGGTCGACCTGGCCACCGGCGCGCCCACCGGTGTGGAGGCGCTGATCCGGTGGCGGCATCCCCGGCGCGGCTGGCTGGGCCCGGCCGACTTCATCCGCCCCGTGGAGAACAGCGAGCAGCTCGGCACCTTCACCCGGTACGTGCTGGACAAGGCGCTCGGCGTGGCCGCCGGCTGGGCCCAGGAGGGGCTCGACGTCCCGATCTCGGTGAACCTGTCGGCGCGTAGCCTGCTCGATCCCCGGCTGCCGACGGAGATTGCCGACGCGCTGCGCCGGCACCAGGTGCCGGCGCGCCGGCTGGTCCTGGAGATCACCGAGACGGTGGTGATGAGCGAGCTGGAGGTCATCGACGAGGTGCTGGCCACGCTCCGGTCGATGGGTGTGCAGCTCGCGGTGGACGACTTCGGCACCGGCTTCTCCTCGCTGACCTTCCTCACCCGGATCGCGGTGGACGAGTTGAAGGTGGACCGCTCCTTCGTGATCCGGATGGCGGACTCGCCGGAGGCGGCGGCGATCGTGCGGACGACCGTGGGCCTCGCGCACGAGCTGGGGCTGCGGGTGGTGGCCGAGGGGGTGGAGACCGCCGAGCAGCGGATGGCGCTCGCCGAGCTGGGGTGCACCTCCGCGCAGGGCTACCACTTCTTCAAGCCGATGCCGGCCGACAAGATCAGTGCCGTGCTGGGGTCGATGCGCGACTCGGCGGAGTCGAACGTCTTCCGCCTCCGTGCCGACGGCGCCTCCTGA